The Drosophila nasuta strain 15112-1781.00 chromosome 2L, ASM2355853v1, whole genome shotgun sequence genome window below encodes:
- the LOC132793723 gene encoding ATP synthase subunit g, mitochondrial, with amino-acid sequence MASIGTKITTFINAAKAQARPLFDEFMYYAKVELTPPTPADFKHFREQAAKSAKSMKKDLKSSGNRLRSTTVSEAWLNTLVTIEVITWFFMGEVIGRRHLVGYKV; translated from the exons ATGGCTTCGATAGGCACAAAGATCACCACATTTATCAATG CTGCCAAGGCTCAAGCACGTCCGCTCTTTGATGAGTTCATGTACTACGCCAAGGTGGAGCTAACACCACCGACTCCAGCTGATTTCAAGCATTTTCGAGAGCAGGCTGCCAAATCAGCGAAGAGCATGAAGAAGGACTTGAAGTCGTCGGGCAATCGACTGCGCTCGACAACTGTCTCCGAGGCTTGGCTCAATACGCTGGTCACCATTGAGGTGATCACCTGGTTCTTCATGGGCGAGGTAATTGGTCGTCGACACCTCGTCGGCTATAAAGTCTAA